A genomic stretch from Bordetella sp. N includes:
- a CDS encoding MetQ/NlpA family ABC transporter substrate-binding protein, giving the protein MLKTTLRAIAALAGGLLLAGTAPAAEKLVIAATQVPHAEILEFVKPTLAREGVDLDIKVFSDYVQPNLQLADKQVDANFFQHKPYLDAFNKDRKTNLVPVAAVHVEPFGAYSRKIKKVADLKDGAIVAIPNDPSNSGRALLLLVKQGLITLKDPSNIQATALDVANNPKHLKFRELEAAILPRSLDDVDLALINTNYALEAGLVPTRDALFIEGADSPYANLIVAREDNKNSPALAKLVKALHTAEVKKFIQDKYKGAVVPAF; this is encoded by the coding sequence ATGCTCAAGACTACCCTGCGTGCCATCGCCGCCCTGGCTGGCGGACTGCTGCTGGCCGGCACCGCGCCGGCGGCGGAAAAACTGGTGATCGCCGCCACCCAGGTGCCGCACGCCGAGATCCTGGAATTCGTCAAACCGACGCTGGCGCGCGAGGGGGTGGACCTGGACATCAAGGTGTTCAGCGACTACGTGCAGCCCAATCTGCAACTCGCCGACAAGCAGGTCGACGCCAATTTCTTCCAGCACAAGCCTTATCTGGATGCCTTCAACAAGGACCGCAAGACCAACCTGGTGCCCGTGGCGGCCGTGCATGTGGAGCCCTTCGGCGCCTATTCCCGCAAGATCAAGAAGGTCGCCGACCTGAAGGACGGCGCCATCGTGGCCATCCCGAACGATCCTTCCAACAGCGGCCGGGCCTTGCTGCTGCTGGTCAAGCAGGGTTTGATCACCTTGAAGGACCCGTCCAACATCCAGGCCACGGCGCTGGATGTGGCGAACAATCCCAAGCATCTGAAGTTCCGCGAGCTGGAGGCGGCCATCCTGCCGCGTTCGCTGGACGACGTGGACCTGGCCCTGATCAACACCAATTACGCCCTGGAAGCCGGCCTGGTGCCCACGCGTGATGCCTTGTTCATCGAAGGCGCGGACTCGCCCTACGCCAACCTGATCGTCGCCCGCGAGGACAACAAGAATTCGCCCGCGCTGGCCAAGCTGGTGAAGGCCTTGCACACGGCAGAGGTGAAGAAGTTCATCCAGGACAAGTACAAAGGGGCCGTGGTCCCGGCGTTCTAA
- the argB gene encoding acetylglutamate kinase — protein sequence MTDIQDPAASLSPAVKASVLSEALPYIRRFHGKTIVVKYGGNAMTEERLQRSFAHDVVLLKLVGLNPVVVHGGGPQIDDALRRIGKQGTFVQGMRVTDAETMEVVEWVLGGQVQQDIVMMINEVGGKAVGLTGKDGGLIRARKKLMDNKENPAEPIDIGFVGDITQVDPAVVKALQDDQFIPVISPIGYGQDGTAYNINADVVAGKMAEVLNAEKLLMMTNTPGVLDKNGKLLRSLSARAIDELFADGTISGGMLPKISSSLDAARSGVHSVHIVDGRVPHCLLLELLTDQGVGTMITSR from the coding sequence ATGACCGACATCCAAGATCCTGCCGCCTCCTTGTCGCCCGCCGTCAAGGCCAGTGTTTTGTCCGAGGCCCTGCCCTATATCCGACGATTCCACGGCAAGACCATCGTGGTGAAATACGGCGGCAATGCCATGACCGAAGAGCGCCTGCAGCGCAGCTTCGCCCATGACGTCGTCCTGCTCAAGCTGGTCGGCCTGAACCCCGTCGTGGTCCACGGCGGCGGTCCGCAAATCGACGACGCGCTGCGCCGCATCGGCAAGCAGGGCACGTTCGTGCAAGGTATGCGCGTCACCGACGCCGAGACCATGGAAGTGGTCGAGTGGGTGCTGGGCGGCCAGGTCCAGCAGGACATCGTCATGATGATCAACGAGGTCGGCGGCAAGGCCGTCGGCCTCACCGGCAAGGACGGCGGCCTGATCCGCGCCCGCAAGAAGCTGATGGACAACAAGGAGAATCCCGCGGAACCGATCGACATCGGCTTCGTCGGCGACATCACCCAGGTTGATCCGGCGGTGGTCAAGGCGCTGCAGGACGACCAGTTCATCCCCGTGATCTCGCCCATCGGCTACGGCCAGGACGGCACCGCCTACAACATCAATGCCGACGTGGTCGCCGGCAAGATGGCTGAAGTGCTGAACGCGGAAAAGCTGCTGATGATGACCAACACGCCGGGCGTGCTGGACAAGAACGGCAAGCTGCTGCGCAGCCTGTCGGCGCGCGCCATCGACGAGCTGTTCGCCGACGGCACGATCTCGGGCGGCATGCTGCCCAAGATCTCCTCGTCCCTGGACGCGGCGCGCAGCGGCGTGCACTCGGTCCACATCGTCGACGGCCGCGTGCCGCACTGCCTGTTGCTGGAACTGCTGACCGACCAGGGCGTGGGCACCATGATCACGTCGCGCTGA
- a CDS encoding pyrimidine 5'-nucleotidase, with protein sequence MLAQRHLLRPAARLRRSRRVGTGASRRLWLFDLDNTLHNTSHAIFPRIDAGMTRAVEHALGVDTDTANALRKEYWRRYGATVIGLVKHHGIDADEFLRMSHDFDVKPLIKSESGLAAKLRRLPGRKVLLTNAPFHYARAVLRHMGILRQFESLWSIEHMRWHGGFRPKPSPALLRYVLAREGAAPRDTVLVEDTLANLRGARRAGLRTVHVYHPGTPFASGQRQRPSYVDLRVHSVSELLLSRRPLR encoded by the coding sequence ATGCTGGCGCAACGTCACCTGCTGCGGCCGGCGGCGCGTCTGCGCCGCTCGCGCCGCGTAGGCACGGGTGCCAGCCGGCGTCTCTGGCTCTTCGATCTCGACAACACGCTGCACAACACCTCGCACGCCATCTTCCCGCGCATCGACGCGGGGATGACGCGCGCGGTGGAACACGCCCTGGGCGTGGACACCGACACCGCCAACGCGCTGCGCAAGGAATACTGGCGGCGTTACGGCGCCACGGTGATCGGGCTGGTGAAGCATCATGGCATCGACGCCGACGAGTTCCTGCGGATGAGCCACGACTTCGACGTCAAGCCGCTGATCAAATCGGAAAGCGGCCTGGCGGCCAAGCTGCGCCGCCTGCCGGGACGCAAGGTACTGTTAACCAACGCACCGTTTCATTACGCACGGGCGGTGTTGCGGCACATGGGCATCCTGCGCCAGTTCGAAAGCCTGTGGTCCATCGAGCACATGCGCTGGCACGGCGGGTTCCGCCCCAAGCCATCGCCGGCGCTGCTGCGCTACGTGCTGGCGCGCGAAGGCGCCGCGCCGCGCGATACCGTGCTGGTGGAAGACACCCTGGCCAATCTGCGTGGCGCCCGCCGCGCCGGCCTGCGCACCGTTCACGTCTATCATCCCGGCACGCCGTTCGCCAGCGGCCAGCGGCAACGGCCGTCCTATGTGGACTTGCGGGTACACTCGGTCAGCGAGCTGCTGTTGAGCCGGCGGCCACTGCGCTGA
- the slmA gene encoding nucleoid occlusion factor SlmA translates to MASRPGEKKTQILQTLAEMLEQPHAARITTAALAGRMQVSEAALYRHFASKAQMFEGLIEFIETTIFTLVNQINAAEARGVQQARGMVSMLLSFSEKNRGMTRVLTGDALVTEDNRLQERINHINDRIEASIKQALRIAVEDGGLPADADIAAHASLLTHFVLGRWLRYAQSGWRVPPTAHLEQQLQLVLDAGGA, encoded by the coding sequence ATGGCAAGCAGACCCGGCGAGAAAAAAACGCAGATACTGCAAACGCTGGCCGAGATGCTGGAGCAACCGCACGCCGCCCGCATCACCACCGCGGCGCTGGCCGGCCGCATGCAGGTGTCGGAAGCGGCGCTGTATCGCCATTTCGCCAGCAAGGCCCAGATGTTCGAGGGCCTGATCGAATTCATCGAAACGACCATCTTCACGCTGGTCAACCAGATCAATGCCGCCGAAGCGCGCGGCGTGCAGCAGGCGCGCGGCATGGTCAGCATGCTGCTGTCCTTTTCCGAAAAGAACCGCGGCATGACGCGCGTGCTCACGGGCGATGCCCTCGTCACCGAGGACAACCGCCTGCAGGAACGCATCAATCACATCAACGACCGCATCGAAGCGTCGATCAAGCAGGCCTTGCGGATCGCGGTGGAGGACGGCGGCCTGCCGGCCGACGCCGACATCGCCGCGCATGCCAGCCTGCTGACCCACTTCGTGCTGGGCCGCTGGCTGCGCTACGCCCAGAGCGGCTGGCGCGTACCGCCGACGGCGCACCTGGAACAACAGCTGCAACTGGTGCTGGACGCGGGCGGCGCCTGA
- a CDS encoding tripartite tricarboxylate transporter substrate binding protein has translation MRINRGQFLRVLACTGVLAVVAAPLAAQAAGYPDKPIRLIVPYPPGGATDVIGRVAAQALGHELNQSVVVENRAGATGNIGAAAVAAAPPDGYTLLMGALTSHSINAALYGSKVPYDLQKSFAPVSMLGRVPLVFVVNPQVPAKNLQELIALAKSKPGQLTFASSGNGSPQHLAGELFKVAAGVDMLHVPYRGSGPAMTDLVGGQVLTMIETAPAAQPQIKGGNLRPLAAASAKRIPTLPDLPTASEAGLQGFEVSSMFGILAPAGTPPAVIDKLNGALKKVLSSDAVKAQMLEQGVIAEYATPQGTGQEIKAEIDKWTMVIQKANIKGD, from the coding sequence ATGCGTATCAACCGCGGGCAGTTCCTGCGCGTCCTTGCTTGTACTGGTGTCCTGGCGGTAGTGGCCGCGCCGCTGGCCGCGCAGGCGGCCGGCTATCCCGACAAACCCATCCGCCTGATCGTGCCCTATCCGCCTGGAGGCGCCACCGACGTGATCGGCCGCGTCGCCGCCCAGGCGCTGGGCCACGAACTGAATCAATCGGTGGTGGTGGAGAACCGCGCGGGCGCCACCGGCAACATCGGGGCCGCGGCGGTGGCCGCCGCCCCGCCCGACGGCTATACGTTGCTGATGGGCGCGCTGACCAGCCACTCCATCAACGCCGCGCTGTACGGCAGCAAGGTGCCCTACGACCTGCAGAAGAGCTTCGCGCCGGTGTCCATGCTGGGCCGCGTGCCGCTGGTCTTCGTGGTCAATCCGCAGGTGCCGGCCAAGAACCTGCAGGAACTCATCGCCCTGGCCAAATCCAAGCCGGGACAGCTGACCTTCGCGTCGTCCGGCAATGGGTCGCCGCAGCATCTGGCCGGTGAGCTGTTCAAGGTGGCGGCCGGGGTGGACATGCTGCATGTGCCCTATCGCGGCAGCGGCCCGGCGATGACCGACCTGGTCGGTGGCCAGGTGCTGACCATGATCGAAACCGCGCCTGCCGCCCAGCCGCAGATCAAGGGAGGCAATCTGCGTCCGCTGGCGGCCGCGTCGGCCAAGCGCATTCCTACCTTGCCCGATCTGCCCACCGCGTCGGAGGCCGGCCTGCAGGGCTTCGAGGTCAGCTCCATGTTCGGCATCCTGGCGCCCGCCGGCACGCCGCCCGCCGTGATCGACAAGCTCAACGGGGCGTTGAAGAAGGTGTTGTCCAGCGACGCGGTGAAGGCGCAGATGCTGGAGCAGGGCGTGATCGCCGAATATGCCACCCCGCAAGGCACGGGGCAGGAGATCAAGGCCGAGATCGACAAATGGACCATGGTGATCCAGAAGGCGAACATCAAGGGCGATTGA
- a CDS encoding IlvD/Edd family dehydratase produces the protein MSDKNDPKGMRKGLTSYGDEGFSLFLRKAFIKGAGYTDHALDRPVIGIVNTGSAYNPCHGNAPQLIEAVKRGVLMAGGLPMDFPTISVHESFSAPTSMYLRNLMSMDTEEAILAQPMDAVVMIGGCDKTVPAQLMGAASANVPAIELVTGSMLTSSHRGERVGACTDCRRYWGKYRAEEIDDEEIVDVNNRLVGSVGTCSVMGTASTMACITEALGMMVPGGASAPAVTADRVRVAEVTGTTAVQLARSKLTPDRIMTAKAFENALRVLLAIGGSTNGIIHLTAIAGRMGFEVDLPRVDAISRETPVLVDLKPSGQHYMEDFHKAGGMQALLRELRPLLHLDALTVTGRTLGEELDAAPAPFVQDVIRPFAQPIYPQGGIAVLKGNLAPGGAIIKQSAAAPALMEHEGRAVVFENAEDLAQRVDDPDLDVNADDILVLKMIGPKGAPGMPEAGYMPIPRKLAKAGVKDMVRISDGRMSGTAAGTIVLHVTPESAVGGPLAYVQSGDRIRLSVANREITLLVDDAELARRAAAQPREAPTAERGYRKLFLQSVTQADQGVDFDFLRAAAIRGKIPESR, from the coding sequence ATGAGCGATAAAAACGATCCCAAGGGCATGCGCAAAGGCCTGACCAGCTATGGCGATGAAGGCTTTTCCCTGTTCCTGCGCAAGGCCTTCATCAAAGGCGCCGGCTACACCGACCATGCCCTCGACCGCCCGGTGATCGGCATCGTCAATACCGGCAGCGCGTACAACCCCTGTCATGGCAATGCCCCGCAGCTGATCGAGGCGGTCAAGCGGGGCGTGCTGATGGCGGGCGGCCTGCCGATGGATTTCCCCACGATTTCCGTCCACGAAAGTTTTTCCGCGCCCACCAGCATGTATCTGCGCAACCTGATGTCCATGGACACCGAGGAAGCCATCCTGGCGCAGCCCATGGACGCGGTGGTGATGATCGGCGGCTGTGACAAGACGGTGCCGGCCCAGTTGATGGGCGCGGCGTCGGCCAACGTGCCCGCCATCGAACTGGTCACCGGCTCGATGCTGACCAGCTCCCACCGTGGCGAACGCGTCGGCGCCTGCACCGATTGCCGCCGCTATTGGGGCAAGTACCGCGCCGAGGAGATCGACGACGAGGAAATCGTCGACGTCAACAACCGCCTGGTCGGCAGCGTCGGCACCTGCTCGGTGATGGGCACGGCCAGCACCATGGCCTGCATCACCGAAGCCTTGGGCATGATGGTGCCCGGCGGCGCGTCGGCGCCCGCGGTGACGGCCGATCGCGTGCGCGTGGCGGAAGTCACCGGCACCACCGCCGTCCAGCTGGCGCGCAGCAAGTTGACGCCGGATCGCATCATGACGGCCAAGGCCTTCGAGAACGCCTTGCGCGTGCTGCTGGCTATTGGCGGATCGACCAACGGCATCATCCACTTGACGGCCATTGCCGGCCGCATGGGCTTCGAGGTCGACCTGCCCCGTGTCGACGCGATCAGCCGCGAAACCCCCGTGCTGGTGGACCTGAAGCCGTCCGGCCAGCACTATATGGAAGACTTCCACAAGGCCGGCGGCATGCAGGCCCTGTTGCGCGAGCTGCGCCCCCTGCTGCATCTGGACGCGCTGACGGTGACGGGCCGCACCCTGGGCGAGGAACTGGACGCCGCGCCGGCGCCTTTCGTGCAAGACGTCATCCGTCCCTTCGCGCAGCCGATCTATCCGCAGGGCGGCATCGCGGTGCTGAAGGGCAATCTGGCGCCGGGCGGCGCCATCATCAAACAGTCGGCCGCCGCGCCGGCGCTGATGGAGCACGAAGGCCGCGCGGTGGTGTTCGAGAACGCCGAAGACCTGGCGCAGCGTGTCGACGATCCCGACCTGGACGTCAATGCCGACGACATCCTGGTGCTCAAGATGATCGGTCCGAAAGGCGCGCCGGGCATGCCCGAAGCCGGCTACATGCCGATCCCGCGCAAGCTGGCCAAGGCCGGCGTGAAGGACATGGTGCGCATTTCCGATGGCCGCATGAGCGGCACGGCGGCCGGCACCATCGTGCTGCACGTGACGCCGGAGTCCGCCGTGGGCGGGCCGCTGGCCTATGTGCAAAGCGGCGACCGCATCCGCCTGAGCGTGGCCAACCGCGAGATCACCTTGCTGGTGGACGATGCGGAACTGGCGCGCCGCGCGGCCGCGCAGCCGCGCGAGGCGCCCACCGCGGAGCGCGGCTATCGCAAGCTGTTCCTGCAATCGGTGACCCAGGCCGATCAGGGTGTCGACTTCGACTTTTTGCGAGCCGCCGCGATTCGCGGGAAAATCCCGGAATCACGCTAA
- a CDS encoding GntR family transcriptional regulator: MSRLAALPDPVPPVTQTALERAVQALEEDIVLGRLHPRERLIEDDLMQRFDLKRHAVRELLVELARLGLAERRKNIGSEVRSFAPDEVVELYEMRELLETQAARLVPCPAEPAALQALIDIQREHDTAVDAEDPRAVFRNNLRFHQALFGMCGNGVLVRAIQEYARQTHPIRFGTLVTSEYRRQARHEHWAMIEALREGRRDDLVELCRAHLRPSRDAYLAANRHLAEPPAS; the protein is encoded by the coding sequence ATGTCTCGCCTTGCCGCCCTGCCCGATCCCGTCCCCCCCGTCACCCAGACGGCATTGGAACGGGCCGTGCAGGCGCTGGAAGAAGACATCGTGCTGGGCCGCCTGCATCCGCGTGAACGCCTGATCGAAGACGATCTGATGCAGCGCTTCGACCTGAAGCGCCACGCGGTGCGCGAGCTGCTGGTGGAACTGGCGCGGCTGGGCCTGGCGGAGCGGCGCAAGAACATCGGGTCCGAAGTGCGGTCCTTCGCGCCGGACGAAGTGGTCGAGCTGTACGAAATGCGTGAACTGCTGGAAACGCAGGCGGCGCGGCTGGTGCCCTGCCCTGCCGAGCCCGCGGCCTTGCAAGCGCTCATCGACATTCAACGCGAGCACGACACCGCGGTCGACGCCGAAGATCCGCGCGCGGTGTTCCGCAACAACCTGCGCTTCCACCAGGCGCTGTTCGGCATGTGCGGCAATGGCGTGCTGGTGCGCGCCATCCAGGAATATGCGCGCCAGACCCATCCCATCCGCTTCGGCACGCTGGTGACGTCCGAGTATCGGCGTCAGGCCCGCCATGAGCACTGGGCCATGATAGAAGCCCTGCGCGAAGGCCGCCGCGACGATCTGGTCGAGCTGTGCCGCGCCCATCTGCGGCCGTCGCGTGACGCGTATCTGGCGGCCAACCGCCACCTGGCCGAACCGCCCGCGAGCTGA
- a CDS encoding 3-hydroxyacyl-CoA dehydrogenase family protein, whose protein sequence is MSPATLPAPSACHAVVVGGGTMGADVAVVLARATCRVTVVERDTARHAGILDSVRANLAQRGLEQHAAGVAVAATLDDVTWPDVRLVIECIPESLPLKQALFADLVKLAPAEALLASNSSSFPISQIGVDLPSRERMLGLHFFMPAHLVPLVEVVLSSASDPALGDALYAFMRRCGMVPVLVRKDVPGFLGNRLQHALTREAFALVQDGVASAEDVDAAVRFGFGFRFLAAGPILQRDHAGLEVHCAATTTTYPSLSKADGPFPVLTERVAAGKLGMKTGEGFFKWTPETIAAEKARYAQTLRAALALIENELPPIEP, encoded by the coding sequence ATGAGCCCAGCCACCCTGCCCGCCCCTTCCGCCTGCCATGCCGTCGTCGTGGGCGGCGGCACCATGGGCGCGGACGTCGCCGTGGTGCTGGCACGCGCCACCTGCCGCGTCACGGTGGTCGAGCGCGACACCGCGCGCCATGCGGGCATCCTCGACAGCGTGCGCGCCAACCTGGCGCAGCGCGGGCTGGAACAGCATGCCGCGGGTGTCGCGGTGGCGGCGACCCTGGACGACGTGACGTGGCCCGATGTGCGTCTGGTCATCGAATGCATACCGGAGTCCTTGCCGCTGAAGCAGGCGCTGTTCGCGGACCTCGTCAAGCTGGCGCCGGCTGAAGCCTTGCTGGCCAGCAACAGCTCCAGCTTCCCCATCAGCCAGATCGGCGTGGACCTGCCCTCGCGCGAACGCATGCTGGGCCTGCATTTCTTCATGCCGGCCCATCTGGTGCCGCTGGTCGAGGTGGTGCTGTCGTCCGCCAGCGATCCGGCGCTGGGCGATGCCTTGTACGCCTTCATGCGCCGTTGCGGCATGGTGCCGGTGCTGGTGCGCAAGGACGTGCCGGGTTTTCTCGGCAACCGCCTGCAGCATGCCTTGACGCGCGAAGCCTTCGCCCTGGTGCAGGACGGCGTGGCCAGCGCGGAAGACGTCGATGCCGCCGTGCGTTTCGGTTTCGGCTTCCGCTTCCTGGCGGCGGGTCCCATCCTGCAACGGGACCATGCGGGCCTGGAAGTCCATTGCGCCGCCACGACGACCACCTATCCTTCGCTGTCGAAGGCCGATGGGCCTTTCCCGGTGCTGACCGAGCGCGTCGCCGCCGGCAAGCTGGGCATGAAGACCGGTGAAGGCTTCTTCAAATGGACGCCGGAAACCATCGCCGCCGAGAAAGCGCGCTACGCGCAGACCCTGCGCGCGGCGCTGGCCCTGATCGAAAACGAGCTGCCGCCGATCGAGCCCTGA
- a CDS encoding FAD-binding oxidoreductase, which produces MTKNIASQLVEALGADVVTVDPAGIAPWLSDWRGIYTGHAQAVVRPRTVEQVSRCLALCQHVGVPVVPRGGNTGLCGGATPDDSADNVILSLDRMNAVRSLDTVANTLVAEAGCILGNLRRTAQDAGRLLPLSLAAEDSCQIGGNLATNAGGVNVVRYGMTRELVLGVEAVLPNGEVFHGLRPLRKDNTGYDLKQLLIGSEGTLGVITAVSLRLLPRADVRSVVLAAVSSSQQALQLFELLYGQCGARLQAFEFFTGDCVDLVLTHAAGVQEPFAQRYPAYVLVELADSVDENGLNAMLESVMGQALEKELCLDAVVSASLSQLQALWKLREEISEAQRADGPHLKHDISLPIEDIPAFMVSCEKRLQAVDAGVRPFIFGHFGDGNLHYNISRPAGAPRTWAAEQGEAITAEVMDEVMRYNGSISAEHGIGQLKREYFHRYKHPLELRLMQDIKKLLDPAGIMNPGKLL; this is translated from the coding sequence ATGACCAAGAACATCGCTTCCCAACTCGTCGAGGCGCTTGGCGCCGACGTCGTCACCGTCGATCCCGCGGGCATCGCGCCCTGGTTGTCCGACTGGCGTGGCATCTACACCGGTCATGCCCAGGCGGTCGTGCGGCCGCGTACCGTCGAGCAAGTGTCGCGTTGCCTGGCCTTGTGCCAGCACGTCGGCGTGCCGGTGGTGCCGCGCGGCGGCAATACCGGCCTGTGCGGCGGCGCCACGCCGGATGACTCGGCCGACAACGTGATCCTGTCGCTCGATCGCATGAACGCCGTGCGCTCGCTCGACACGGTGGCGAATACGCTGGTGGCGGAAGCGGGCTGCATCCTGGGCAATCTGCGCCGCACAGCGCAAGACGCGGGGCGCCTGCTGCCCCTCAGCCTGGCGGCGGAAGATTCCTGCCAGATCGGTGGCAACCTGGCCACCAACGCCGGCGGCGTCAACGTGGTGCGCTATGGCATGACGCGCGAGCTGGTGCTGGGCGTGGAAGCGGTGCTGCCCAATGGCGAGGTCTTCCATGGCCTGCGGCCCTTGCGCAAGGACAACACCGGCTATGACCTCAAGCAACTGTTGATCGGTTCCGAAGGCACTTTGGGCGTGATCACGGCAGTGTCGCTACGCCTGCTGCCACGCGCGGACGTGCGCTCGGTGGTGCTGGCGGCCGTGTCTTCCTCGCAGCAGGCCTTGCAGCTGTTCGAACTGTTGTACGGCCAGTGCGGCGCGCGCCTGCAGGCCTTCGAATTCTTCACGGGCGATTGCGTCGACCTGGTGTTGACGCATGCCGCCGGCGTGCAGGAACCCTTCGCGCAACGCTATCCGGCCTATGTGCTGGTGGAGCTGGCGGACAGCGTCGACGAGAACGGCCTGAACGCCATGCTGGAATCCGTCATGGGCCAGGCGCTGGAAAAGGAGTTGTGCCTGGACGCGGTGGTGTCGGCGTCCTTGAGCCAGTTGCAGGCGCTGTGGAAACTGCGCGAAGAAATCTCCGAAGCGCAACGCGCCGATGGTCCGCACCTGAAGCACGATATCTCGCTGCCGATCGAGGACATCCCCGCGTTCATGGTGTCCTGCGAAAAGCGCCTGCAGGCGGTCGATGCCGGCGTGCGCCCCTTCATCTTCGGGCACTTCGGCGACGGTAATCTGCACTACAACATCTCGCGCCCCGCCGGCGCGCCGCGCACGTGGGCGGCCGAACAGGGCGAGGCCATCACCGCAGAAGTGATGGACGAGGTCATGCGCTACAACGGCAGCATCAGCGCCGAGCATGGCATCGGCCAGCTCAAGCGTGAATACTTCCATCGCTACAAGCATCCCCTGGAGCTGCGCCTGATGCAGGACATCAAGAAGCTGCTGGATCCCGCGGGGATCATGAACCCGGGCAAGCTGCTGTAG
- a CDS encoding molybdopterin-synthase adenylyltransferase MoeB: MNDQQLLRYARHILLDELGIEGQEAFLGARALVVGAGGLGSPAAMYLASAGVGHIVLADDDTVELSNLQRQLLHSTDRLGQAKVASGRVTLQALNPEVDVQAIERRLLDTDLDEQVAAADVVLDCSDNFTTRHQINRACVRHHKPLVSGAAIRFDGQIGVFDLRDSAAPCYHCLFPEEADDVEEANCATMGVFAPLVGIIGSMQAAEALKVLAGLGTTLSGRLLHLDVLTMQWRSMNVPRDHECAVCASR, encoded by the coding sequence ATGAACGACCAGCAGTTACTGCGTTACGCGCGTCATATCCTGCTCGACGAGCTGGGTATCGAGGGCCAGGAAGCTTTCCTGGGCGCGCGGGCGCTGGTGGTAGGGGCCGGCGGACTGGGTTCGCCGGCAGCCATGTACCTGGCCAGCGCCGGCGTCGGCCACATCGTGCTGGCCGACGACGACACCGTCGAACTCAGCAATCTGCAGCGCCAGCTGCTGCACTCCACCGACCGCCTGGGTCAGGCCAAGGTGGCTTCGGGGCGCGTCACGCTACAGGCGCTCAATCCCGAGGTCGACGTGCAGGCCATCGAGCGCCGCCTGCTCGATACGGACCTGGATGAACAGGTCGCCGCCGCCGACGTGGTGCTCGATTGCTCCGACAACTTCACCACCCGCCATCAGATCAACCGCGCCTGCGTGCGGCATCACAAACCTCTGGTGTCCGGCGCCGCCATCCGCTTCGACGGGCAGATCGGGGTGTTCGATCTGCGTGACAGCGCGGCGCCCTGCTACCACTGCCTGTTCCCCGAAGAAGCCGACGATGTCGAAGAGGCCAATTGCGCCACCATGGGCGTGTTCGCACCCCTGGTCGGCATCATCGGCAGCATGCAGGCCGCCGAGGCGCTGAAGGTGCTGGCGGGTTTGGGCACCACCTTGTCGGGACGCTTGCTGCATCTGGACGTGCTGACCATGCAGTGGCGCAGCATGAACGTACCGCGCGACCACGAATGCGCCGTGTGCGCGTCCCGGTGA